One genomic segment of Vibrio sp. SCSIO 43136 includes these proteins:
- the hutH gene encoding histidine ammonia-lyase, whose protein sequence is MLNLKLQPGQLTLSQLRQISRTPVNLSLDESAHDAINLSTQAVERVIKEDRTVYGINTGFGLLANTRIAPEDLEVLQKSIVLSHAAGIGTFMADETVRLMMVLKINSLARGYSGIRLEVIQALIELVNSQVYPCVPEKGSVGASGDLAPLAHMSTVLLGEGQARHNGKVISGQEALQIAGLQSITLAPKEGLALLNGTQASTAFALEGLFNAEDLYSSATVCGAISVEAALGSRRPFDERIHQVRGHQTQIDAALAYRHMLDDSSEIGNSHAGCEKVQDPYSLRCQPQVMGACLEQIRNAAKTLLVEANSVSDNPLVFAEQDDIISGGNFHAEPVAMAADTLALAIAEIGSLSERRMALLIDSALSKLPPFLVDNGGVNSGFMIAQVTSAALASENKTLAHPASIDSLPTSANQEDHVSMATFAGRRLRDMAENTRGILAVEYLAGVQGLDFRAPNKSSIRVEIAKQLLREEVPFYDKDRYFAPDIEKANNVLKQAKHNSLMPNELLPSI, encoded by the coding sequence ATGCTAAATCTTAAATTACAGCCGGGACAACTTACGCTCAGTCAGCTACGTCAAATCAGCCGAACCCCTGTGAATTTGTCACTCGATGAAAGTGCACACGATGCAATAAACCTCAGCACACAAGCGGTTGAGCGAGTGATCAAAGAAGACCGAACCGTTTACGGCATCAATACAGGTTTTGGTCTACTCGCCAACACTCGTATTGCCCCTGAAGATCTCGAAGTTCTGCAAAAAAGCATTGTGCTTTCGCATGCCGCAGGCATTGGCACTTTTATGGCGGATGAAACCGTTCGTCTCATGATGGTGTTGAAAATCAACTCGCTTGCCCGTGGCTACTCAGGGATCCGCTTGGAAGTGATTCAGGCACTGATTGAGCTTGTAAATAGCCAAGTCTACCCTTGCGTACCAGAAAAAGGCTCCGTGGGCGCATCAGGTGACCTTGCACCACTGGCGCACATGAGCACAGTATTACTGGGTGAAGGCCAAGCGAGACACAATGGCAAAGTGATCTCTGGTCAAGAGGCGCTGCAGATTGCCGGGCTTCAGTCAATCACCCTTGCGCCTAAAGAAGGGCTAGCGCTGCTTAACGGCACACAGGCCTCTACTGCATTTGCGCTAGAAGGGTTATTTAACGCAGAAGACCTATACTCATCAGCAACAGTTTGCGGCGCTATCTCCGTAGAGGCAGCGCTTGGTAGTCGACGTCCATTTGACGAGCGAATTCACCAAGTGCGAGGTCACCAAACTCAAATCGATGCCGCCCTTGCCTACAGGCATATGCTCGATGACAGCAGTGAAATCGGAAATTCGCATGCAGGCTGCGAAAAAGTCCAAGATCCATACTCACTTCGTTGCCAACCTCAAGTCATGGGTGCTTGTTTGGAACAGATCCGCAATGCTGCCAAAACACTACTGGTTGAAGCGAACTCGGTGTCTGATAACCCATTAGTCTTTGCTGAACAAGACGATATTATCTCGGGTGGTAACTTTCACGCAGAACCCGTTGCCATGGCCGCCGATACCCTAGCACTGGCAATTGCAGAAATTGGCAGTCTGTCCGAGCGACGTATGGCGTTACTTATCGACAGCGCATTGAGCAAACTGCCACCATTTTTGGTTGACAACGGAGGGGTAAACTCTGGCTTTATGATTGCTCAAGTCACCTCAGCGGCGCTGGCAAGTGAGAACAAAACGCTCGCCCATCCAGCGTCTATCGATAGCTTGCCAACCTCTGCCAACCAAGAAGACCACGTTTCTATGGCGACATTTGCTGGCCGGAGATTAAGAGACATGGCAGAAAATACCCGTGGGATCTTAGCTGTAGAATATTTAGCTGGGGTACAAGGGCTAGATTTCCGAGCGCCGAATAAATCGTCAATACGGGTAGAAATTGCCAAACAATTACTACGAGAAGAAGTGCCGTTTTATGATAAAGACCGCTACTTTGCCCCAGATATCGAAAAAGCCAATAATGTGCTTAAACAGGCGAAACACAATTCATTGATGCCTAATGAATTATTGCCAAGTATTTAA
- a CDS encoding DUF3581 domain-containing protein — MFLTPYFTTQNDKIQFSRQQASHFAKKVAGDYNPIHDEDNKRFCVPGDLLFAVLLHQEGVSQKMRFDFSGMVTDGVELSFEEKHGTESALIDQAGKEYLHMHHEGAVNKDPEFIEHMVKSYVQFSGMNFPHIMVPLMEEKQMMINCQRPLVIYESMEVEFDTLELKKPEVKFAGATFEIEGKRGLVTMNFDFIDNGIVVGKGSKRMVASGLKPYEKSAVDDLVERFNSRKDAFLAEHAVAA; from the coding sequence ATGTTTCTAACACCTTACTTTACAACTCAAAACGACAAGATTCAGTTCTCTCGCCAACAGGCTAGCCACTTTGCTAAAAAAGTTGCTGGTGACTACAACCCAATCCACGATGAAGATAACAAGCGCTTCTGTGTACCGGGTGACCTACTGTTCGCAGTGCTGCTTCACCAAGAAGGCGTTAGCCAGAAGATGCGTTTTGACTTCTCAGGTATGGTGACAGACGGTGTTGAGCTGTCGTTTGAAGAAAAACATGGCACTGAAAGCGCACTTATCGACCAAGCAGGCAAAGAATACCTGCACATGCATCACGAAGGCGCAGTTAATAAAGACCCTGAGTTCATCGAGCACATGGTGAAATCTTACGTTCAGTTCTCTGGCATGAACTTCCCGCACATCATGGTGCCACTGATGGAAGAGAAGCAGATGATGATCAACTGCCAACGCCCATTGGTGATCTACGAGAGCATGGAAGTTGAATTTGATACGCTAGAGCTGAAAAAGCCAGAAGTTAAATTCGCAGGTGCAACGTTTGAAATTGAAGGTAAGCGCGGCCTAGTGACCATGAACTTCGACTTCATCGACAATGGCATTGTTGTCGGCAAAGGAAGCAAGCGAATGGTTGCCTCTGGTCTGAAACCTTACGAGAAATCTGCTGTTGACGATCTGGTTGAGCGTTTCAACTCACGTAAAGATGCTTTCCTCGCAGAGCACGCAGTTGCAGCATAA
- a CDS encoding isoprenylcysteine carboxylmethyltransferase family protein, with protein MSFLELKVPPVILFIVALLLIWWSASVPPSFLSTLVSLVIWFVAAWLGFSGVREFRRHQTTVNPHRPEQAATVVRTGVFARTRNPMYLALVLGQVATSIYYVNFYGVVIIAGFVWYMNRYQIRAEERALEKLYGDEYRTYCESVRRWV; from the coding sequence TTGTCGTTTCTTGAACTAAAAGTTCCTCCGGTCATTCTATTTATCGTTGCGCTGCTGCTGATTTGGTGGAGCGCATCGGTGCCACCAAGCTTTCTATCGACACTTGTTTCCCTTGTGATCTGGTTTGTTGCCGCATGGTTAGGCTTTTCCGGTGTACGTGAGTTCCGCCGTCATCAAACGACAGTCAACCCTCACCGTCCAGAGCAAGCAGCCACTGTGGTTCGTACTGGGGTATTTGCCCGCACCAGAAACCCGATGTATTTGGCACTCGTATTGGGACAGGTCGCAACCAGTATCTACTACGTGAATTTTTATGGCGTGGTGATCATTGCGGGATTTGTTTGGTATATGAATCGCTATCAGATCCGAGCGGAAGAGCGTGCGTTAGAGAAGCTGTATGGTGATGAGTACCGCACTTATTGTGAGTCGGTGAGAAGGTGGGTATAG
- a CDS encoding GNAT family protein — protein MQDNLYKFPVLCHSDGEALLRFEQRNRLWFEEFVEQRPEGFYCMTGISNHIRQCLHQYHELTMLPTLIKNGRGEILGRANLHRIDLTEGEAWVGYRVSEKAAGQGLATRATSQLINYARTFPGLKRLKAYAAVQNVASQRVLLNNNFTMIGKVGVSEKLSGAMLDCYEYQLDIQGFNTACRFLN, from the coding sequence ATGCAAGATAATTTATATAAGTTCCCTGTGCTGTGTCACAGTGACGGTGAGGCACTGCTGCGCTTTGAGCAGCGTAATCGTCTTTGGTTCGAAGAGTTTGTCGAGCAGCGACCTGAGGGTTTTTACTGCATGACGGGCATTAGCAACCATATCCGACAGTGTTTGCACCAGTATCATGAATTAACCATGCTTCCTACCTTGATCAAAAATGGTCGTGGCGAGATTTTAGGCCGCGCCAATCTGCATCGTATTGATTTGACTGAAGGCGAAGCTTGGGTTGGCTACCGAGTGAGCGAAAAAGCGGCTGGTCAGGGACTTGCTACACGTGCGACCAGTCAGTTGATCAATTATGCTCGTACATTCCCCGGGCTTAAGCGTTTGAAGGCTTATGCTGCGGTACAAAACGTTGCCTCTCAACGAGTACTACTCAATAACAATTTCACCATGATTGGCAAAGTGGGTGTCTCTGAGAAACTTTCAGGTGCGATGCTTGATTGCTATGAGTATCAACTCGATATCCAAGGGTTTAATACCGCTTGTCGTTTCTTGAACTAA
- a CDS encoding FAD-binding and (Fe-S)-binding domain-containing protein, giving the protein MLPRISHQPEVDALVRSFLEELDAQGFKGDIELSYASRLAVATDNSVYQQLPQAVVLPKDTADVQLIGKLSYQEKYERVAFSPRGGGTGTNGQSLTQGIVVDLSRHMNKVLEINPEEGWVRVQTGIVKDQLNDAVRSHGFFFSPDLSTSNRATLGGMINTDASGQGSLQYGKTSDHVLSLQAVFADGSVLESDMSHGEPEEGEQAHTAWQVTEQVVRDNRQKILDKFPPLNRFLTGYDLKNALDEQQQFNLTRVLCGAEGSLAFITEAKLNLTPIPKKRILVTVKYDSFDAALRNAPFMVEANALSVETVDSKVLNLAKQDIVWHTVSDLITDVPDKELEGINIVEFAGPDPELVRERAQQLITKLETMVAKNQAGIIGYQSCDDLASIGKIYNMRKKAVGLLGAAKGRAKPIAFAEDTCVPPENLADFIVEFRQLLDSYELQYGMFGHVDSGVLHVRPALDLCDPHQESLMHQISDQVVALVAKYGGLMWGEHGKGFRSEYGPEFFGEELFTELRRVKGAFDPHNKMNPGKICTPLESNAELVKVSDTKRGYYDRQIDVQVRDSFKQAMECNGNGLCFNYDTSSPMCPSMKVMADRRHSPKGRAGLVREWLRQLTDQGADVLDLEKQTLTGSVSIRDLLERVRNTLNKRHEYDFSHEVYEAMNGCLACKACASQCPIKVDVPSFRSRFLNLYYSRYQRPAKDYLVANIETMLPLMAKAPTLVNGVLKQSWVQSLTAKTIGYVDAPLLSVPVLEKRVSTDTQFDLKKLNSLSEQEKAQHVLIVQDPFTSYYDAQVVEDMVSLVKKLGLQPILLPFKPNGKAQHIKGFLKQFTDTAKSTSEFLAMLADTGIPLVGVDPALVLCYRDEYAEILQEKRGNFDVLTVHEWLLPRLEQWQAAESVDDKPWHLFAHCTEKTKLPNAEKEWSTIFSHFGAKLQPMAVGCCGMAGTFGHEVDKLEISQDVYGLSWKPRLTELDKQRCVITGYSCRSQVKRFEGVSLKHPLQALLSYV; this is encoded by the coding sequence ATGTTACCAAGAATTTCTCATCAACCAGAAGTCGATGCACTGGTACGTTCTTTTCTTGAAGAACTCGACGCACAAGGTTTTAAAGGCGATATCGAACTGAGCTACGCCAGCCGTTTGGCCGTGGCTACTGATAACAGTGTATATCAACAGCTGCCTCAAGCGGTGGTATTGCCTAAAGACACCGCCGATGTGCAATTGATCGGCAAACTCTCTTACCAAGAAAAATATGAACGCGTTGCTTTCTCTCCAAGAGGTGGGGGCACGGGAACCAATGGTCAATCACTGACTCAAGGTATCGTGGTCGACCTTTCCCGTCATATGAACAAGGTGCTAGAAATCAACCCAGAAGAGGGTTGGGTGCGCGTTCAAACCGGTATTGTGAAAGATCAGCTCAATGATGCCGTGCGCAGTCATGGCTTTTTCTTTTCTCCAGATCTGTCGACCAGTAACCGTGCCACCCTTGGCGGTATGATTAACACCGATGCATCGGGCCAAGGCTCGCTTCAATACGGAAAAACCTCGGATCACGTATTATCGCTACAAGCGGTATTCGCCGATGGCTCAGTGTTGGAGTCGGATATGTCTCATGGTGAGCCAGAAGAGGGAGAGCAAGCGCATACCGCATGGCAGGTGACCGAGCAAGTTGTTCGCGATAACCGCCAGAAAATTTTAGACAAGTTCCCACCGCTCAACCGCTTCTTAACTGGCTACGATCTAAAAAATGCGCTGGATGAACAGCAGCAGTTTAATCTGACCCGCGTGCTTTGTGGTGCTGAAGGCTCGCTTGCATTTATTACCGAAGCAAAGCTTAACCTGACCCCAATCCCTAAGAAGCGTATTTTGGTGACGGTTAAGTATGACTCGTTTGACGCAGCGCTTCGCAACGCACCGTTCATGGTTGAGGCGAATGCACTGTCGGTTGAAACTGTAGACTCAAAGGTACTTAACCTTGCCAAGCAGGATATTGTTTGGCATACCGTCTCTGATCTGATTACCGATGTGCCAGACAAAGAGCTAGAAGGCATTAACATCGTGGAGTTTGCAGGGCCCGATCCTGAGTTGGTGCGTGAACGGGCACAGCAGCTGATCACTAAACTTGAAACCATGGTGGCAAAAAACCAAGCGGGGATTATCGGCTATCAAAGCTGTGATGACTTAGCGAGCATCGGCAAAATTTACAATATGCGTAAAAAAGCCGTAGGTTTGTTGGGCGCTGCTAAAGGTCGAGCTAAGCCAATTGCTTTTGCTGAAGATACCTGTGTGCCACCAGAAAATTTGGCGGATTTTATTGTTGAATTCCGTCAGTTATTGGATAGCTACGAGCTGCAATACGGCATGTTTGGTCACGTGGACTCGGGGGTCTTGCACGTTCGCCCAGCACTGGATTTGTGCGACCCACACCAAGAGAGCTTGATGCACCAAATCTCTGACCAAGTGGTAGCTCTGGTCGCTAAGTATGGTGGTTTGATGTGGGGCGAACATGGTAAAGGTTTCCGCTCTGAGTATGGCCCAGAATTCTTTGGTGAAGAGCTGTTTACTGAGCTTCGCCGCGTGAAAGGGGCATTTGATCCGCACAACAAGATGAACCCAGGTAAGATTTGTACTCCACTGGAGAGCAACGCAGAGCTGGTGAAGGTTTCTGATACCAAACGTGGCTACTACGACCGCCAGATAGACGTGCAAGTACGTGATAGCTTTAAGCAAGCCATGGAGTGTAATGGTAACGGCTTGTGTTTTAACTATGACACCAGCTCACCTATGTGTCCTTCGATGAAAGTGATGGCGGATAGACGCCATTCACCGAAAGGGCGTGCAGGGTTAGTAAGAGAGTGGCTACGTCAGTTAACCGACCAAGGTGCAGATGTACTCGATCTTGAAAAGCAGACCTTAACTGGCAGCGTTTCAATTCGTGATTTGCTTGAGCGTGTGCGTAACACCCTAAATAAACGCCATGAATACGACTTCTCGCACGAAGTTTATGAAGCGATGAACGGCTGTTTGGCGTGTAAGGCGTGTGCGAGCCAGTGTCCAATCAAGGTGGATGTACCGAGCTTCCGTTCGCGCTTTTTGAACCTTTATTACAGCCGTTACCAACGCCCAGCGAAAGATTACTTGGTAGCAAACATTGAAACCATGCTGCCGCTAATGGCGAAAGCGCCGACCTTAGTTAATGGGGTGCTCAAGCAGTCTTGGGTGCAGTCGTTGACGGCGAAAACCATAGGTTATGTTGATGCGCCGCTATTGAGTGTGCCTGTGCTTGAAAAGCGTGTGAGTACTGACACTCAGTTTGACCTGAAAAAGCTTAACAGTCTGTCTGAACAGGAAAAAGCGCAACACGTACTGATTGTTCAAGACCCGTTCACCAGCTATTACGATGCCCAAGTGGTTGAAGATATGGTGAGCTTGGTGAAAAAACTTGGACTGCAACCAATCTTGTTGCCATTCAAACCCAATGGTAAAGCCCAGCACATCAAAGGCTTCCTAAAGCAGTTCACCGATACCGCAAAGAGCACGTCAGAGTTTTTGGCCATGCTAGCGGATACTGGCATTCCACTTGTTGGTGTCGACCCTGCGCTAGTACTTTGTTATCGCGATGAGTACGCAGAGATCTTGCAAGAAAAACGTGGCAACTTTGACGTGTTGACTGTGCATGAATGGCTGCTACCACGTTTAGAACAGTGGCAAGCGGCTGAATCTGTCGATGATAAGCCTTGGCACCTGTTTGCTCACTGTACCGAGAAGACAAAGCTGCCAAACGCTGAGAAAGAGTGGTCTACCATTTTTAGTCACTTTGGCGCAAAACTCCAGCCGATGGCTGTTGGCTGTTGTGGTATGGCAGGCACGTTTGGCCATGAAGTGGACAAGCTAGAGATATCTCAAGATGTCTACGGATTGAGTTGGAAACCTCGTTTGACTGAGCTGGATAAACAACGCTGCGTGATCACAGGCTATTCTTGTCGAAGCCAAGTGAAACGCTTTGAAGGGGTGAGTTTGAAACACCCGCTGCAAGCCTTGTTGAGCTACGTATGA
- a CDS encoding DUF3334 family protein yields the protein MKKNKVVTTEDILLKLCQSVSGVLTSATGSQITYSAMVQKINKTCLKPDFGCFVLFDGGFSGLVVINFTSQAALEIYYNYMRNMGMPEDELAVHHASDEVGDVLGELMNQLVGDFTNKIRKELQTNITQNQPKMLSLTKQVMLSVDTNLDRPQARRVTFSTANNNIFYLELAMDKTEFIQLEEFEVEEDACIDDLINETQAKKTKTDTAPPSDDIANDLLDELGL from the coding sequence ATGAAAAAAAATAAAGTTGTCACTACGGAAGATATACTTCTCAAACTTTGCCAGTCAGTTTCTGGCGTACTCACTTCAGCCACCGGCTCTCAAATCACCTACTCTGCCATGGTGCAGAAAATCAATAAGACCTGCCTCAAACCAGATTTTGGCTGTTTCGTCCTTTTCGATGGCGGTTTTTCTGGGCTGGTTGTTATTAACTTCACCTCGCAGGCTGCACTAGAAATCTACTACAACTACATGCGCAACATGGGCATGCCAGAAGATGAGCTTGCAGTTCACCACGCATCAGATGAAGTAGGCGATGTACTTGGTGAACTGATGAACCAATTGGTGGGTGACTTTACCAACAAGATCCGTAAAGAGTTGCAAACCAACATTACTCAAAACCAACCTAAGATGCTGTCGTTGACTAAGCAGGTGATGCTGTCGGTGGATACCAACTTAGATCGCCCTCAGGCTCGTCGTGTGACCTTCTCAACTGCCAATAACAACATCTTTTACCTAGAGCTGGCCATGGATAAAACTGAGTTCATCCAACTAGAAGAGTTTGAAGTAGAAGAAGATGCTTGTATCGATGATTTGATCAACGAAACTCAAGCAAAGAAAACCAAAACTGACACCGCACCACCGTCAGATGATATCGCTAACGATCTGTTAGATGAGCTTGGCTTATAA
- a CDS encoding DUF2786 domain-containing protein has protein sequence MSKQKALKKIAKCLELGNSANVNEAANAIRMAHRLMLKYGLDKDDIEFIKMGKTQSTHLLPANISSNLLRIIRGINTKFGVEAVLLNHKGLKRLEFIGEADRAIFAAFAFDIIYREMNEQTGQFRNSFAGSGTSSTEVTRRVASFLSGWIEGALEKLPEIAPDDESNNKINNYIDKEFKNIDRETFKQQLKEAMKNITADYEVGLKKGRRVSVNRPVGGTQAPKMLR, from the coding sequence ATGTCCAAACAGAAAGCCCTCAAGAAAATTGCAAAATGCCTCGAGCTAGGCAACTCAGCAAACGTCAACGAAGCCGCTAACGCAATTCGTATGGCGCATCGCTTGATGCTCAAATATGGTCTCGACAAAGACGATATTGAGTTCATCAAGATGGGGAAAACTCAATCGACACATCTATTGCCAGCAAACATCAGCTCCAACCTCTTGCGCATCATCCGAGGTATCAATACCAAATTTGGTGTTGAGGCAGTGCTGCTTAATCATAAAGGGCTCAAACGTCTTGAATTCATTGGTGAAGCCGATCGCGCCATCTTTGCCGCTTTTGCGTTTGATATCATTTATCGTGAGATGAATGAGCAAACTGGCCAGTTCCGTAACAGCTTTGCAGGCAGTGGCACCAGTAGCACTGAAGTGACACGCCGAGTCGCCTCCTTCCTGTCCGGTTGGATAGAAGGTGCGCTGGAAAAGCTGCCAGAGATAGCCCCAGACGATGAGTCAAACAACAAAATCAATAACTACATTGATAAAGAGTTTAAGAACATCGACCGCGAAACCTTCAAGCAACAGCTTAAAGAAGCAATGAAGAACATCACTGCAGATTACGAAGTAGGCTTAAAAAAAGGCCGTCGTGTCTCGGTCAATCGACCTGTAGGTGGCACACAAGCGCCTAAAATGCTGCGTTAA